One genomic window of Mucilaginibacter sp. SJ includes the following:
- a CDS encoding GPW/gp25 family protein: protein MEPKIPFIGRGWSFPPSFDKAAGKVEMLTDEADIESSLGILFSTRLGERIMQPTFGCDLQKIVFEAVNLTLKTYIKDLIETAILYFEPRITLNSTEVDTSMDNEGILLIKLNYTVRTTNSRYNYVFPYYKNDITSITTNQ from the coding sequence ATGGAACCAAAAATACCTTTTATAGGCAGGGGATGGAGCTTCCCGCCAAGCTTTGACAAGGCTGCCGGTAAAGTTGAAATGCTTACCGACGAGGCCGATATTGAAAGCAGTTTGGGCATACTGTTCAGCACCCGGCTGGGCGAGCGAATTATGCAGCCAACTTTCGGGTGCGATTTACAAAAGATAGTTTTTGAGGCGGTTAACCTCACCCTCAAAACCTATATCAAGGATTTGATTGAAACTGCCATACTGTATTTTGAACCCAGGATAACGCTAAACAGCACCGAGGTTGACACCAGTATGGATAACGAAGGGATTTTGCTTATTAAGCTCAATTACACGGTGCGCACCACCAATTCAAGGTACAACTACGTGTTCCCTTATTATAAAAATGACATTACCAGCATAACTACCAATCAATAA
- a CDS encoding PAAR domain-containing protein — protein sequence MGAAARIGDMHVCPMFNGPSPHVGGPVIGPGVPTVLIGGMPAVCVGDMCTCAGPPDSIIMGSATVLIGGKPAARMGDSTAHGGSIVLGCPTVIIGG from the coding sequence ATGGGAGCAGCAGCAAGGATAGGCGATATGCACGTATGCCCTATGTTCAACGGGCCTTCGCCTCACGTAGGCGGGCCGGTAATAGGGCCGGGGGTACCAACGGTGCTTATTGGCGGTATGCCGGCCGTATGCGTTGGCGATATGTGTACCTGCGCCGGTCCGCCCGATTCGATAATCATGGGTTCGGCAACGGTGCTGATAGGAGGGAAACCCGCCGCCCGTATGGGCGATAGCACAGCCCATGGCGGATCGATAGTGTTAGGCTGCCCAACAGTAATAATCGGAGGCTGA